cctccaacatcaagaaggttgagtttcATCTGGTAGGAAAGTACAAAAAcccttctttgatgttatgctCACAATCTTCGcagcaatcttgaatttctctaatctagaaggagaagacctcacaaattgCACAGCCAGTCTAACTCGTGCAACTGaatcatcaacatctttcaacccctcagtcacaattagatttaagatatgtgcataacatctaacatgcaaatattcaccactcaagaatgtcttatttgcctctctaagataagtcttcagataTCTCAAGGCAATATCATTAGACGAGACATTGTCAACTGAAACTGTCAAAACCCGTGCCAACCCCCGCTCATTTATTAAGGcatccaaggccttcccaatcgtctcacccttgtgatcagttatttgacaaaacttaataatctttttatgaagaatccaatcagaatcaatgaaatgaacaatcaaagacatataattgaaattttggaCAGAAGTCCAATTATCGAtagtgaggcaaactaccaaacccgccaattggcccctgaaaacatctttatctttctagtacatctttttaatatcctttgtcatagtgtggcgagaaggaagcGTAAATTTAGGTTcaaattcttggaaccctctctcatccacaaactgaaaaggtagctcaTCTATGATAATCATACGAGttaacttccttctacactcatcaacattatacTTTGTATACCTCTTCAACATTAGACCCCCACTACTTTCATCCACAATTTTTTTAGTTCAATTTCTAGTCTAGATTGACTATTCTCCAGTAAGAattttaatattggactcttcttgcattgttcctctagaTGGACCTTTAACTGAGATGTACCATGCTTcatatagtgacatccatatattttttccacaataattacatttaattTGGGGGTTATTGGGATCACCACcttctagtttggtaaaatgagaccaaaaTACGTAAACAAATTATTTGCTTTGTGTGGGCTGGGGGCAGGGCAAGGTGTACTCTCACTCCCAAGGGTTGTAGTAGGGTCAGGTTCTggggcaggggtactggtaggggtaggagagctatcagtgaaatccctttgagaagacattcctgattccacaacacaataaaaaattataaaatcaatcaacacaCGACATtagaaaatcataataatataccacacatgaaaaaaagGCAAAGTGCAACATCAACacaattttggggtttcaattaaaTTTTAGAGGTTTTGGATTGAActcctaaattgatttaggggttcaatctgaaacccctaaacaaattcacaatttaggggtttcaattaaaTCTTAGGATTTCGAATTGAACCCTTAAATcgatttagggttttggattggaaccctaaattgatttatccgaaaccctaaatcgATTTAGGGTTCCAAATCTGAATACCTAGAGGccataaatagtaaaatataaattacaaaaaaaaaaaaaaaaaaaagaatcaaacacatgcacaaatttctccacaacacacaaattcacaattattctcatcctccatctccgattcaatCCATCATTCCTTCAATCtctaatccaaaattaaaaaaataaaatctagggtttcgaatttcttacctttgagtggcGGCGAATGCGAAGTTTCAAAATAAGTTCAAACGACGGTGGAGTGATTGGAGTCCCGATGGTGTTGCTCGTGTAGTCGTGCGAGAGTGAGAATAGATCAAgcgagagagactgagagagcgCGAGAGAGATCGAGATAGAGAGAGTGAGTCAGAAGTGAGAGAGAAGGGAGTTCGAGAAGGAGAAGGGCACGGGGGAAAAGCAGAGCGGGGCTTCGCCCCCTCCTTCCCTCGCGTCCGCACCCAGCTTAAGTGGGTCGAAACCCCAGCCCCGCATGGGTGAGGGTGGGGGGAACGGGGGCGAGGCAGCGGGGTGCGgggccccactgcccacccctaaagAGAAGAGATAAATCCAAGAGATAAGACATGAAATAGATAAGGCAAAGAAGTTGACTctgactcctaaaaggaaaatatatcacAAGTCAAGTTGGACTCTATCATTCCAAGAAAATAGTCTCTATATAAGGAGCAGCTCCCCCACAAATCCGAGAGACTCTCCATGCACTCTCCACTAATGCTCTAGATGGACTCTCCTGAGattaaattcttctattgtATTGAGCGATATGTGATGTCATGAGACACTGTAAAATCATTAcctattatagtgaattttgccCCCAAATAACCTGTGGATGTAGAATTTTATGCTAAACTACGTAAATTCCTgtatctctattttatttatttttatttacttatttattatttatttcatggataAATGCGAAGAACACCGTATTGACATCCGAATCATCTCGTGGGTCGGGGATAATTATTTCCTCCCTTCTTTGTGCAATTTTTGACATTAACAAGATAATTTGAAGAGAATTTTCCGATCTGGATCAGTAGAACAGTAGCATTGAAGTTTATTTATTTCCGCACCCTAAATAATTCACCAACCCTCCTGTGATGATCATGGACAAGTAGCTAGTCGCCCCGGCGATATCCAAAACTGTAGATAAAATTTCATCTTGAGAACAAAGTGGATGTCACCAATGACATTAGACCATTTGAGTTGGGTTTGCGAAGACAAAATTAACAAAGATTGATGATTATGTACTAaagtttttccctttctttttggaatgatctcatctatatatatttcgtggaagcaagtaaagaaaaaaaactaaatttcaCTTAATTACAAGAAACAAAGTCGTCcacatgatctctctctctcacgcacaCACAGACAGACACACCCTACAACATTCCAAATGTTTTCTCAAACGCTTGATCATATACCACGATAAGCTACCCTCCTAGAGTTTGAGGTTGAGATCAATGCCATCCTCTCCTGCCTCATTACCCTTCTCATCGTTTGAGCTAAGGGTAAATTCTTTCCAGCCCATCTGCTCCTTTGGTTGGAAAAAGCCATGAAAGGATTTTTCACTATCTAATCCACCCATTCCTGACCTTTGATCTGAGTCCTCCATGCTTTCCTTCAAGTTGTAATTTGGGTAAACATTATACAACattccaaaatctcataatcaataaaaaaaaaatgaacttcatttatgtttgggtagtgagaagtgttgaaaatgtttgtaaataatagtgaaaaagtaatgaaaaagtaataataaaatattaaatagtagtaaaaagtaagtgaaaagtaatattgaatagtaaaaaatagataaaaagtaataataaagtaaagaatagtagtgagagtaggtactctctcacttgccaaacaatttaaattcCCCTGGGATTTTCAATTGGCTAAAGATGGTGGAGTACTATAATCTTACTCGGATAGCAAGCTTGTCAAGTTTGGAGAACTCCCTTTCATGAAGACTGTGTGCCATGGGCGCCGGAGGATTATTAGCAAGGCAGCCAAATCTGTACAAATTGTTTTCGGGTAAATTATTCATGTATGTAGTACTAAACTTCTTCGAGTTGATATCCGATGGGCCATCCCCTCTTGTACCTCTGAGATCGGTATTAAACGGAATTTCAGGCAACAAAATGGAGACAGATTGAAAAGAGTGAACAAATGAAGATAAAGCTATACCAACCTGAAGACTAATTTGTTACTGGGGCCAACATTAAATGCACTACTGCAACTATACCACGAAGATGATTGATCTGGTGTGGGGACGCGAGGATCAGTCAATTGAGGAACTTGGAAATGAAATTGAGGACCAGCTGCATTGTCTTCTGAGAAGGGCTTTGGCCTCGTCATGCCATGCACCTGTACAACGCAGTAACCAAATATATGTGCTCGCCATGAAAGATTACTCCATTTTTATGCAcgtttcctcttctttctcaatTATATAAAATGGGGGGAAAAACTCAAGCGGAAAAATCCATAACAACAGAAAAATCAATGAAATCAAAGGAGGAAAGTATGTCTATGCCGGAACAATTAATCCTACAACATAAATTAGCAGAACAATATAAATGATCAGGAAATCGGACTCGCCTTCACTTCCTGCGGCGAAAGAGACGTGTAGTTGTAACTAGATCTTTGGTTTGAAGGGGGCTCTATATGATTATAAGGTTTGGCAGGT
This genomic interval from Juglans regia cultivar Chandler chromosome 3, Walnut 2.0, whole genome shotgun sequence contains the following:
- the LOC109004416 gene encoding uncharacterized protein LOC109004416, yielding MTRPKPFSEDNAAGPQFHFQVPQLTDPRVPTPDQSSSWYSCSSAFNVGPSNKLVFRGTRGDGPSDINSKKFSTTYMNNLPENNLYRFGCLANNPPAPMAHSLHEREFSKLDKLAIRESMEDSDQRSGMGGLDSEKSFHGFFQPKEQMGWKEFTLSSNDEKGNEAGEDGIDLNLKL